The following coding sequences lie in one Zingiber officinale cultivar Zhangliang chromosome 2B, Zo_v1.1, whole genome shotgun sequence genomic window:
- the LOC122047247 gene encoding probable transcription factor KAN2 isoform X4 produces the protein MELFPDLSLQISPPSSTSRSSTRKNPNLIDQSFELEFWRRPLPTAASDRRDATIDLDLSSPSSNSTASSNCKHHNLRLHPYSHLFPHRRGGVDGGGGGCGGGGEGGGYEDSKPIKGIPIYHNPPPSFSLLALQRRPLCKASSSSSNFAFPFAASQLGFAQRSSAMRMPLMITRRGGARAPRMRWTTNLHARFAHAVELLGGHERATPKSVLELMDVKDLTLAHVKSHLQMYRTVKNTDTTIVSSGQSDGFENGFNGEICDDNLPEINPSTQRVRAHHGATHNDFGSNNSSRGGSSTGFPSDSTTTSMKSFKGVQSKSLEMCSDLNSSCVSETLSSSQPNLEFSLRGPQ, from the exons ATGGAGCTTTTCCCTGACTTATCTCTCCAAATCAGCCCTCCAAGCTCCACCTCTCGATCTTCAACTCGGAAGAACCCTAATCTCATCGATCAGAGCTTTGAGCTAGAGTTTTGGAGAAGGCCACTACCCACCGCCGCCTCCGACCGCCGAGATGCAACTATAGATTTAGATCTCTCCTCGCCAAGCTCGAATAGTACTGCTAGTAGTAATTGTAAGCACCACAATCTCCGCCTTCACCCCTATTCTCACCTATTTCCTCACCGAAGAGGAGGAGTGGACGGTGGCGGAGGCGGCTGCGGCGGCGGTGGTGAAGGAGGAGGTTATGAAGATAGTAAGCCCATAAAGGGGATCCCTATCTACCACAACCCTCCACCTTCCTTTTCTCTCCTGGCTCTCCAACGCCGACCATTGTGCAAGGCCTCCTCGTCCTCCAGCAACTTCGCGTTCCCCTTCGCCGCCTCGCAATTAGGGTTCGCCCAGAGATCATCGGCGATGAGAATGCCCCTCATGATTACCAGGCGAGGCGGCGCTAGGGCACCGAGGATGCGGTGGACGACGAACCTCCACGCACGGTTCGCGCACGCGGTCGAGTTGCTCGGAGGCCACGAGA gAGCGACGCCCAAATCAGTGTTGGAGCTCATGGATGTGAAGGATCTCACCTTGGCTCATGTCAAATCTCACTTGCAG ATGTATCGAACTGTGAAGAACACTGACACGACAATAGTTTCTTCAG GGCAATCTGATGGATTTGAGAACGGGTTCAATGGAGAAATATGCGATGACAATTTGCCGGAAATTAATCCAAGCACGCAAAGAGTAAGAGCACATCATGGAGCCACTCATAATGACTTTGGGAGCAATAATTCATCGag GGGAGGCTCCTCCACTGGCTTTCCTAGTGATTCCACCACAACAAGTATGAAGTCATTTAAG GGCGTGCAATCGAAAAGCTTGGAAATGTGTTCGGATTTGAACTCGTCATGTGTGTCAGAGACATTGAGCTCGAGCCAACCTAATCTCGAGTTCTCTTTAAGGGGGCCTCAATGA
- the LOC122047247 gene encoding probable transcription factor KAN2 isoform X3 has product MELFPDLSLQISPPSSTSRSSTRKNPNLIDQSFELEFWRRPLPTAASDRRDATIDLDLSSPSSNSTASSNCKHHNLRLHPYSHLFPHRRGGVDGGGGGCGGGGEGGGYEDSKPIKGIPIYHNPPPSFSLLALQRRPLCKASSSSSNFAFPFAASQLGFAQRSSAMRMPLMITRRGGARAPRMRWTTNLHARFAHAVELLGGHERATPKSVLELMDVKDLTLAHVKSHLQMYRTVKNTDTTIVSSGQSDGFENGFNGEICDDNLPEINPSTQRVRAHHGATHNDFGSNNSSSRGGSSTGFPSDSTTTSMKSFKGVQSKSLEMCSDLNSSCVSETLSSSQPNLEFSLRGPQ; this is encoded by the exons ATGGAGCTTTTCCCTGACTTATCTCTCCAAATCAGCCCTCCAAGCTCCACCTCTCGATCTTCAACTCGGAAGAACCCTAATCTCATCGATCAGAGCTTTGAGCTAGAGTTTTGGAGAAGGCCACTACCCACCGCCGCCTCCGACCGCCGAGATGCAACTATAGATTTAGATCTCTCCTCGCCAAGCTCGAATAGTACTGCTAGTAGTAATTGTAAGCACCACAATCTCCGCCTTCACCCCTATTCTCACCTATTTCCTCACCGAAGAGGAGGAGTGGACGGTGGCGGAGGCGGCTGCGGCGGCGGTGGTGAAGGAGGAGGTTATGAAGATAGTAAGCCCATAAAGGGGATCCCTATCTACCACAACCCTCCACCTTCCTTTTCTCTCCTGGCTCTCCAACGCCGACCATTGTGCAAGGCCTCCTCGTCCTCCAGCAACTTCGCGTTCCCCTTCGCCGCCTCGCAATTAGGGTTCGCCCAGAGATCATCGGCGATGAGAATGCCCCTCATGATTACCAGGCGAGGCGGCGCTAGGGCACCGAGGATGCGGTGGACGACGAACCTCCACGCACGGTTCGCGCACGCGGTCGAGTTGCTCGGAGGCCACGAGA gAGCGACGCCCAAATCAGTGTTGGAGCTCATGGATGTGAAGGATCTCACCTTGGCTCATGTCAAATCTCACTTGCAG ATGTATCGAACTGTGAAGAACACTGACACGACAATAGTTTCTTCAG GGCAATCTGATGGATTTGAGAACGGGTTCAATGGAGAAATATGCGATGACAATTTGCCGGAAATTAATCCAAGCACGCAAAGAGTAAGAGCACATCATGGAGCCACTCATAATGACTTTGGGAGCAATAATTCATCGag TAGGGGAGGCTCCTCCACTGGCTTTCCTAGTGATTCCACCACAACAAGTATGAAGTCATTTAAG GGCGTGCAATCGAAAAGCTTGGAAATGTGTTCGGATTTGAACTCGTCATGTGTGTCAGAGACATTGAGCTCGAGCCAACCTAATCTCGAGTTCTCTTTAAGGGGGCCTCAATGA
- the LOC122047247 gene encoding probable transcription factor KAN2 isoform X1 — protein MELFPDLSLQISPPSSTSRSSTRKNPNLIDQSFELEFWRRPLPTAASDRRDATIDLDLSSPSSNSTASSNCKHHNLRLHPYSHLFPHRRGGVDGGGGGCGGGGEGGGYEDSKPIKGIPIYHNPPPSFSLLALQRRPLCKASSSSSNFAFPFAASQLGFAQRSSAMRMPLMITRRGGARAPRMRWTTNLHARFAHAVELLGGHERATPKSVLELMDVKDLTLAHVKSHLQMYRTVKNTDTTIVSSGQSDGFENGFNGEICDDNLPEINPSTQRVRAHHGATHNDFGSNNSSSRGGSSTGFPSDSTTTSMKSFKKGVQSKSLEMCSDLNSSCVSETLSSSQPNLEFSLRGPQ, from the exons ATGGAGCTTTTCCCTGACTTATCTCTCCAAATCAGCCCTCCAAGCTCCACCTCTCGATCTTCAACTCGGAAGAACCCTAATCTCATCGATCAGAGCTTTGAGCTAGAGTTTTGGAGAAGGCCACTACCCACCGCCGCCTCCGACCGCCGAGATGCAACTATAGATTTAGATCTCTCCTCGCCAAGCTCGAATAGTACTGCTAGTAGTAATTGTAAGCACCACAATCTCCGCCTTCACCCCTATTCTCACCTATTTCCTCACCGAAGAGGAGGAGTGGACGGTGGCGGAGGCGGCTGCGGCGGCGGTGGTGAAGGAGGAGGTTATGAAGATAGTAAGCCCATAAAGGGGATCCCTATCTACCACAACCCTCCACCTTCCTTTTCTCTCCTGGCTCTCCAACGCCGACCATTGTGCAAGGCCTCCTCGTCCTCCAGCAACTTCGCGTTCCCCTTCGCCGCCTCGCAATTAGGGTTCGCCCAGAGATCATCGGCGATGAGAATGCCCCTCATGATTACCAGGCGAGGCGGCGCTAGGGCACCGAGGATGCGGTGGACGACGAACCTCCACGCACGGTTCGCGCACGCGGTCGAGTTGCTCGGAGGCCACGAGA gAGCGACGCCCAAATCAGTGTTGGAGCTCATGGATGTGAAGGATCTCACCTTGGCTCATGTCAAATCTCACTTGCAG ATGTATCGAACTGTGAAGAACACTGACACGACAATAGTTTCTTCAG GGCAATCTGATGGATTTGAGAACGGGTTCAATGGAGAAATATGCGATGACAATTTGCCGGAAATTAATCCAAGCACGCAAAGAGTAAGAGCACATCATGGAGCCACTCATAATGACTTTGGGAGCAATAATTCATCGag TAGGGGAGGCTCCTCCACTGGCTTTCCTAGTGATTCCACCACAACAAGTATGAAGTCATTTAAG AAGGGCGTGCAATCGAAAAGCTTGGAAATGTGTTCGGATTTGAACTCGTCATGTGTGTCAGAGACATTGAGCTCGAGCCAACCTAATCTCGAGTTCTCTTTAAGGGGGCCTCAATGA
- the LOC122047247 gene encoding probable transcription factor KAN2 isoform X2 — protein MELFPDLSLQISPPSSTSRSSTRKNPNLIDQSFELEFWRRPLPTAASDRRDATIDLDLSSPSSNSTASSNCKHHNLRLHPYSHLFPHRRGGVDGGGGGCGGGGEGGGYEDSKPIKGIPIYHNPPPSFSLLALQRRPLCKASSSSSNFAFPFAASQLGFAQRSSAMRMPLMITRRGGARAPRMRWTTNLHARFAHAVELLGGHERATPKSVLELMDVKDLTLAHVKSHLQMYRTVKNTDTTIVSSGQSDGFENGFNGEICDDNLPEINPSTQRVRAHHGATHNDFGSNNSSRGGSSTGFPSDSTTTSMKSFKKGVQSKSLEMCSDLNSSCVSETLSSSQPNLEFSLRGPQ, from the exons ATGGAGCTTTTCCCTGACTTATCTCTCCAAATCAGCCCTCCAAGCTCCACCTCTCGATCTTCAACTCGGAAGAACCCTAATCTCATCGATCAGAGCTTTGAGCTAGAGTTTTGGAGAAGGCCACTACCCACCGCCGCCTCCGACCGCCGAGATGCAACTATAGATTTAGATCTCTCCTCGCCAAGCTCGAATAGTACTGCTAGTAGTAATTGTAAGCACCACAATCTCCGCCTTCACCCCTATTCTCACCTATTTCCTCACCGAAGAGGAGGAGTGGACGGTGGCGGAGGCGGCTGCGGCGGCGGTGGTGAAGGAGGAGGTTATGAAGATAGTAAGCCCATAAAGGGGATCCCTATCTACCACAACCCTCCACCTTCCTTTTCTCTCCTGGCTCTCCAACGCCGACCATTGTGCAAGGCCTCCTCGTCCTCCAGCAACTTCGCGTTCCCCTTCGCCGCCTCGCAATTAGGGTTCGCCCAGAGATCATCGGCGATGAGAATGCCCCTCATGATTACCAGGCGAGGCGGCGCTAGGGCACCGAGGATGCGGTGGACGACGAACCTCCACGCACGGTTCGCGCACGCGGTCGAGTTGCTCGGAGGCCACGAGA gAGCGACGCCCAAATCAGTGTTGGAGCTCATGGATGTGAAGGATCTCACCTTGGCTCATGTCAAATCTCACTTGCAG ATGTATCGAACTGTGAAGAACACTGACACGACAATAGTTTCTTCAG GGCAATCTGATGGATTTGAGAACGGGTTCAATGGAGAAATATGCGATGACAATTTGCCGGAAATTAATCCAAGCACGCAAAGAGTAAGAGCACATCATGGAGCCACTCATAATGACTTTGGGAGCAATAATTCATCGag GGGAGGCTCCTCCACTGGCTTTCCTAGTGATTCCACCACAACAAGTATGAAGTCATTTAAG AAGGGCGTGCAATCGAAAAGCTTGGAAATGTGTTCGGATTTGAACTCGTCATGTGTGTCAGAGACATTGAGCTCGAGCCAACCTAATCTCGAGTTCTCTTTAAGGGGGCCTCAATGA